The following coding sequences lie in one Sporolituus thermophilus DSM 23256 genomic window:
- a CDS encoding FAD-dependent oxidoreductase, with the protein MTKKVVVVGGGWAGSAAALAARKAGCEVELFERTDMLLGTGLVGGIMRNNGRFTATEEMTALGGGDLFKIADAEARHTNVEFPGHKHVTLYDVARIEPAVRRALIDAGVTVHLHARVKEIEKEGDKITKVIADNGHGEKDIVAEGDVFVDASGTAGPQGNCMKYGNGCAMCIYRCPTFGPRLSIAARAGVSEILGLKGDGTVGAMSGSCKLHKDSLSKDIVEKLDKTGVAIIPIPEHLRKSVKSLSEKCCQQYALIEFAENIILLDTGHAKLMTSYYPLEVLRQVPGFENARFEDPYAGGIGNSMRYLGMLPRNDALKVEGLANVFCGGEKAGLLVGHTEAIVTGTLAGHNAARTALGLEPLVLPRTLAVGDAIAYVREAMQHKEGLTKKYTFSGSVYFEHMKKQNLYTLDLDAIRDRVEKAGLTGVFARSLA; encoded by the coding sequence GGCGGCTGGGCCGGTTCGGCCGCCGCGCTCGCGGCGCGCAAGGCCGGCTGCGAAGTAGAACTGTTTGAACGGACGGACATGCTGCTCGGTACCGGGCTGGTTGGCGGCATTATGCGCAACAACGGCCGCTTTACGGCCACCGAAGAAATGACCGCGCTCGGCGGCGGCGACCTCTTTAAAATTGCCGACGCTGAAGCCCGGCATACCAATGTGGAGTTTCCCGGGCACAAACATGTCACGTTATACGACGTAGCCCGCATCGAGCCGGCCGTCCGCAGGGCGCTCATTGACGCCGGCGTTACCGTTCACCTCCATGCCCGCGTCAAGGAAATTGAAAAAGAGGGCGATAAAATTACCAAGGTCATTGCCGATAACGGTCACGGCGAAAAGGACATTGTTGCCGAGGGCGACGTGTTTGTCGACGCTTCCGGTACCGCCGGGCCGCAGGGCAACTGTATGAAGTACGGTAACGGCTGCGCCATGTGCATTTACCGTTGCCCGACTTTTGGCCCTCGGCTCAGCATCGCCGCCCGAGCCGGCGTCAGTGAAATCCTGGGTCTGAAAGGCGACGGCACGGTGGGCGCCATGAGCGGGTCGTGCAAACTGCATAAAGACTCGCTGAGCAAAGATATCGTGGAAAAGCTGGATAAAACGGGAGTGGCAATTATCCCCATTCCGGAGCACCTGCGCAAGAGCGTTAAGTCGCTCAGTGAAAAGTGCTGCCAGCAGTATGCCCTGATTGAATTTGCCGAAAACATCATTCTCCTTGATACCGGTCATGCCAAACTGATGACTTCTTACTATCCGCTCGAAGTGCTGCGCCAAGTGCCGGGCTTTGAAAATGCCCGCTTCGAAGACCCCTATGCCGGCGGTATCGGCAACTCGATGCGCTACCTTGGCATGCTGCCCCGCAATGACGCCCTGAAAGTCGAAGGCTTGGCCAACGTGTTCTGCGGCGGCGAGAAGGCCGGTCTCCTGGTGGGGCATACCGAAGCGATCGTTACGGGAACGCTTGCCGGTCACAACGCGGCCCGAACCGCCCTGGGCCTGGAGCCGCTGGTGCTGCCGCGTACACTGGCGGTGGGCGACGCCATCGCGTATGTGCGCGAGGCCATGCAGCATAAGGAAGGCTTGACCAAAAAATATACGTTCTCCGGCTCGGTTTACTTTGAGCATATGAAGAAGCAAAACCTCTATACTCTGGACCTTGATGCCATTCGCGACCGCGTGGAAAAAGCCGGACTCACAGGAGTCTTTGCCCGCTCGCTCGCTTAA
- a CDS encoding cobalamin B12-binding domain-containing protein: MKKRVLLSPLDPVHDIGLKMIARGLKQAGHETILLPPDTPAEEIIEYVFSRAPIDALLLSRTLGYGVGELLAKFIDLADAAGIRETVKIGIGGMAIRPELAAELGFDAGFGPGTTVEEVICFVEGREYKPDTARVRKVKTDMTAGYDYKYLHPAIGAKLARISEMIMDWVKDKTSDGVERARLRDAYWDVNRWRRREGDGDFYQHYAKLCGDVPRKFYTAGELHPKTRRFTKAEVEGLEKFLAETKARLAVQKLQHTRKKPLVFNQYGTGCPFMDIGHILASEAWGADGVIHFDPSWGARTEGFLDGFLTHQEDGTVITPANLNRISLARAESTLWQVRAHRGLNSPETVVLAGKLGADLTKINIVYGALAAGTDPARMTVDGYHAILYAQKYNLPFDVVTNEELAGVPAYKAFAGMLIVADLGVRLGARPILQPLFSYSPEVMIHGYMADNYIDFNAGKIYALRGIINAPIWPGAPIGFLTHTEERVQSAMTTALHASLAMSLGVDAVSIASTDEAYSGGPISVPAKIDTLRAVQEAFRFFGQAGISPTNKAKEYADRITTGIEKVLDDVIAAGDFVEAIYQGCLGSREEGAYPGRAGKDTVRPVK, from the coding sequence ATGAAAAAGCGGGTACTCTTATCCCCGCTCGACCCGGTGCATGACATCGGCCTGAAAATGATTGCCCGCGGCCTTAAGCAGGCCGGACATGAAACGATTTTGCTGCCGCCTGATACGCCGGCGGAAGAGATTATTGAGTATGTCTTTAGCCGCGCCCCGATCGATGCGCTGCTCCTCAGCCGCACCCTCGGCTACGGCGTGGGCGAGCTGCTGGCCAAGTTCATTGATTTGGCCGATGCCGCCGGTATTCGCGAAACAGTCAAAATCGGCATCGGTGGCATGGCCATCCGGCCCGAACTGGCCGCCGAGCTGGGCTTTGACGCCGGCTTCGGCCCGGGCACGACGGTCGAGGAAGTGATCTGCTTTGTGGAAGGACGGGAGTATAAGCCCGACACCGCCCGGGTGCGCAAAGTAAAGACCGATATGACCGCAGGCTATGACTATAAGTATCTCCATCCGGCTATCGGCGCCAAACTTGCCCGTATTTCCGAGATGATTATGGACTGGGTGAAAGACAAGACGTCCGACGGTGTTGAGCGGGCCAGGCTGCGCGATGCGTATTGGGACGTAAATCGCTGGCGGAGACGGGAAGGGGACGGCGATTTTTACCAGCATTATGCCAAGCTGTGCGGCGACGTGCCGCGCAAGTTTTACACGGCCGGCGAACTGCACCCCAAGACGCGGCGTTTCACCAAAGCGGAAGTGGAGGGCCTGGAAAAGTTCCTGGCCGAGACCAAGGCGCGCCTGGCGGTGCAGAAGCTCCAGCACACCCGGAAAAAACCGCTGGTCTTTAACCAGTATGGCACCGGCTGTCCATTCATGGATATCGGGCACATCCTGGCCAGCGAAGCCTGGGGGGCCGACGGCGTCATCCACTTCGACCCGTCGTGGGGCGCGCGGACCGAGGGCTTTCTGGACGGCTTTCTCACCCATCAGGAGGACGGAACGGTTATCACCCCGGCCAACCTTAACCGGATCAGCCTGGCCCGCGCAGAGTCAACGCTATGGCAAGTACGGGCCCACCGCGGCCTAAACTCGCCCGAGACGGTGGTGTTGGCCGGCAAACTGGGGGCCGACCTGACGAAAATCAACATTGTCTACGGCGCCCTCGCGGCCGGCACTGATCCGGCGCGGATGACGGTGGACGGTTACCACGCCATTTTATATGCCCAAAAATATAACCTGCCTTTTGATGTGGTCACCAACGAAGAACTGGCCGGAGTGCCAGCATATAAAGCATTTGCCGGCATGCTGATCGTGGCCGATTTAGGCGTGCGGCTGGGGGCGCGGCCCATCTTGCAGCCCCTGTTCAGTTATTCGCCGGAAGTGATGATCCATGGGTACATGGCAGACAATTACATCGATTTCAACGCCGGGAAAATCTACGCCCTGCGCGGCATTATCAACGCGCCTATCTGGCCGGGCGCGCCCATTGGCTTTCTTACCCATACCGAGGAACGGGTGCAGTCGGCCATGACGACCGCGCTCCATGCTAGTCTCGCCATGTCGCTTGGAGTCGATGCCGTCTCGATTGCTTCGACCGATGAGGCCTATTCCGGCGGACCTATTTCCGTTCCGGCCAAAATTGATACCCTACGGGCCGTGCAGGAAGCGTTTCGGTTCTTCGGCCAAGCCGGCATCAGCCCGACCAATAAAGCCAAAGAATATGCCGACCGCATCACGACCGGCATTGAAAAAGTGCTGGACGACGTAATCGCTGCCGGCGATTTTGTCGAGGCCATCTACCAAGGTTGTCTGGGCAGCCGCGAGGAAGGCGCCTATCCCGGACGGGCCGGCAAGGACACGGTGCGCCCCGTTAAATAG
- a CDS encoding heme NO-binding domain-containing protein, whose amino-acid sequence MKGTVVGTWVNTARNVWGEDLAAEAMEHVGWPRDKIFLPTEEVADEQPKKFAAYIAAKTGQPEEAVWLAIGKDNIRTFSQAYPAFFRQENLYSFLRSMYDVHVVMVRRIPGANPPELLISPVSEYEAVLSYRSKRGMFGYLKGLLAGAAEYFKEDITTEILEASPEHMKIKIRFPRPITHTVRYRLNEWLSLGIIRRLAGKIGLAAAAITLAVVAGLNLVGLSVPWWTALASGAGAGIGAALLLRPFTMVMDEIKGLQQHRYFTETKIKSGDEFETVLDMLAAYKQQVKSDFTGFKGIADEMNKYADDFNGLADRMRATSEDISGVVNDVAAAATSQAQETEGAVVILNGNLETLRSVVDEQSRNKERLEAAVSEINKGFAEVESSSNKLAHSLERFADVKDSAAKLQAQASKINEITGLVAAIAGQTNLLALNAAIEAARAGEQGRGFAVVAEEVRKLAEQSHHHSDSISRDLKVLMEIISSVVALIEEEYAVLDAESRQLREVVAGNIRHVENIHRVAENIVEMAGKLEQEMAGLNQVYGKIESLAAISEENSAASEEVSAAVQVYNDKLQDMMDKIREFKTVIQHFSEDMNVYRT is encoded by the coding sequence ATGAAAGGGACCGTTGTCGGTACTTGGGTGAACACCGCCCGGAATGTGTGGGGCGAGGACCTAGCGGCCGAGGCGATGGAACATGTCGGGTGGCCCCGGGATAAGATTTTTCTGCCGACGGAAGAGGTAGCCGACGAGCAGCCGAAAAAATTTGCGGCGTACATCGCCGCTAAGACCGGTCAGCCCGAAGAAGCGGTATGGTTGGCCATCGGCAAGGACAATATCCGGACCTTTTCCCAGGCCTATCCGGCCTTTTTTCGCCAGGAAAACCTCTATTCTTTCCTACGCTCCATGTACGATGTCCATGTCGTCATGGTCAGACGGATTCCCGGCGCCAACCCGCCGGAACTTCTTATCAGCCCTGTATCGGAATATGAAGCGGTGCTAAGCTACCGCTCCAAGCGGGGGATGTTCGGGTACCTTAAGGGGCTGCTGGCCGGCGCGGCGGAATATTTTAAAGAAGACATCACGACCGAAATCCTGGAAGCGTCGCCCGAACATATGAAAATAAAGATCCGTTTTCCCCGGCCTATTACCCATACCGTGCGGTACCGGCTGAATGAGTGGCTGTCGCTGGGGATAATCCGCCGTCTGGCCGGCAAGATCGGTCTGGCGGCTGCGGCAATTACCCTGGCGGTCGTCGCCGGATTAAACCTGGTCGGCCTTAGCGTGCCCTGGTGGACAGCCCTGGCCAGCGGCGCGGGCGCCGGTATTGGTGCGGCCCTGCTGCTCAGGCCGTTCACCATGGTAATGGACGAGATCAAGGGACTGCAGCAGCACCGCTATTTTACCGAAACCAAAATTAAGTCGGGCGACGAGTTCGAAACCGTGCTCGACATGCTGGCCGCTTACAAGCAGCAGGTCAAGTCGGATTTTACCGGGTTTAAGGGTATAGCCGACGAGATGAACAAATATGCAGATGACTTTAACGGCCTGGCTGACCGCATGCGCGCCACCTCGGAGGATATTTCCGGCGTTGTCAACGACGTGGCTGCTGCCGCCACCAGCCAGGCGCAGGAGACGGAAGGAGCCGTCGTCATCCTGAACGGCAATCTGGAAACGTTGCGTAGTGTTGTCGACGAACAAAGCCGCAACAAAGAGCGGCTGGAGGCGGCGGTGAGCGAGATCAATAAAGGCTTTGCCGAGGTGGAGTCTTCCAGCAACAAACTGGCCCACAGTCTCGAGCGCTTTGCCGATGTGAAGGATTCGGCAGCGAAACTACAGGCCCAGGCCAGTAAAATCAACGAAATCACCGGGCTGGTGGCAGCCATTGCCGGCCAGACCAATCTTCTGGCCCTTAATGCCGCCATCGAAGCCGCCCGGGCCGGCGAGCAGGGGCGGGGCTTTGCCGTCGTGGCGGAAGAAGTCCGGAAACTCGCCGAACAGTCCCACCACCATTCGGACAGCATTTCCCGCGACCTCAAGGTGCTGATGGAAATAATCAGCAGTGTTGTGGCGCTGATCGAGGAAGAATATGCCGTCCTGGATGCGGAAAGCCGCCAATTGCGCGAGGTCGTGGCCGGCAATATCCGTCATGTGGAGAATATCCATCGGGTAGCGGAGAATATCGTCGAAATGGCCGGCAAGCTGGAACAGGAGATGGCCGGTCTCAACCAGGTATATGGCAAAATCGAATCGCTGGCCGCCATCTCTGAGGAAAACTCGGCCGCCAGTGAGGAAGTGAGCGCCGCCGTGCAGGTGTATAACGACAAACTGCAGGACATGATGGACAAAATCCGCGAATTCAAGACGGTTATTCAGCATTTCAGCGAAGATATGAATGTTTACCGGACATGA
- a CDS encoding bifunctional 4-hydroxy-2-oxoglutarate aldolase/2-dehydro-3-deoxy-phosphogluconate aldolase — protein MTKTEVVRLIEETGIVAIVRGTRPEEIVKIAEALYAGGIRAIEVTCNTVGYLGMIEALVTVMKGRMAVGAGTVLTPSAAQAVIDAGAEFILAPNLDADVIKVANQYGKIAVPGVTTPTEMVQAYKLGAEIVKLFPAGALGPRYLKEVLGPLNHMKFMPVGGINAQNIPDFLKAGAFAFGIGSELVDKEAIAQQNYALITEKARQFMQLFKDNK, from the coding sequence ATGACCAAGACCGAAGTTGTCCGCCTTATTGAGGAAACGGGGATTGTCGCCATAGTCCGCGGCACCCGGCCGGAGGAAATTGTTAAAATCGCCGAGGCCCTGTACGCCGGCGGCATCCGCGCCATCGAGGTTACCTGCAACACGGTCGGCTATTTAGGTATGATCGAGGCCCTCGTCACCGTGATGAAAGGCCGGATGGCCGTCGGCGCGGGCACGGTCCTTACCCCCTCGGCCGCCCAGGCCGTCATCGATGCCGGCGCTGAATTTATCCTGGCGCCCAATTTGGATGCCGATGTCATCAAAGTCGCCAATCAATACGGTAAAATCGCCGTGCCGGGCGTGACCACCCCTACGGAAATGGTGCAGGCCTATAAACTGGGGGCGGAAATCGTGAAACTGTTCCCTGCCGGCGCCCTTGGCCCGCGGTATCTCAAGGAGGTCTTGGGCCCGCTTAACCACATGAAATTCATGCCGGTCGGCGGGATCAACGCCCAGAACATCCCCGACTTTTTGAAAGCCGGCGCCTTCGCCTTCGGCATCGGTAGCGAGCTGGTGGACAAAGAGGCCATTGCCCAGCAAAACTACGCCCTTATTACCGAAAAAGCGCGGCAGTTTATGCAGCTTTTTAAAGATAATAAATAA